From a region of the uncultured Draconibacterium sp. genome:
- a CDS encoding cytidine deaminase — protein MRRKELTIKVCEYDAVEELPESDQKLLLAAREATKNAYAPYSKFCVGAALLLENGEVISGSNQENADFTDGLCAERVALFYANSTYPDQAVKAIAVTAKNSHGFLELPAQPCGSCRQVLVETEFRYRQPIRIILDGRKHIQVLEGADNLLPFAFKPKDLE, from the coding sequence AAAGGTTTGCGAATACGATGCGGTAGAGGAATTACCCGAGAGCGATCAGAAATTGTTGCTGGCAGCCCGCGAAGCTACTAAAAACGCTTATGCGCCGTATTCAAAGTTTTGTGTGGGTGCCGCACTTTTGCTCGAAAACGGAGAGGTTATAAGCGGTAGTAACCAGGAGAATGCGGATTTTACCGATGGATTGTGCGCCGAGCGGGTAGCCCTGTTTTATGCTAACTCTACTTACCCCGACCAGGCTGTAAAAGCCATTGCTGTTACAGCAAAAAATTCGCACGGATTTCTGGAACTTCCGGCGCAACCCTGCGGTTCGTGCCGCCAGGTGCTGGTAGAAACCGAGTTTCGCTATCGTCAGCCCATTCGCATCATACTTGATGGCCGTAAACACATACAGGTGTTGGAAGGCGCCGATAATTTGCTGCCCTTTGCGTTTAAACCGAAGGATTTGGA